A segment of the Hemicordylus capensis ecotype Gifberg chromosome 6, rHemCap1.1.pri, whole genome shotgun sequence genome:
CTCAGTGTTTTTTCACCgttcctgcttctgaagcatttcaaggcttccagGGACAAAGAGAATACAAAAGGGGCCCACATTCTTTCAGTCTCAAGGTACAGAACAGACTCTTTGACGGCATCAGACTCAGGTGCCAAGGCACATGTCCAGTCCAACCCATTTTCACCAGTTCCGCCACACTGCAAGAAGGCAGATAAGTTGCTGGTTGGTCCATTAGTAGTATAGTTTACTTCGAGGTCCTCTATTGCCTCTGGGCACTCCAGAGTCTCCCAGTCCTCATCTTGTTGAGGCTTGCATTTCTGAAGAGCCTCATGCAGCCGGTCCAGCCAGTCCTCTGCCTCATCCTGAGAGGAGGCCCAGAGGCACAGCCGCTTGCCCGAGAAGACCAGCTCAAAGCGGCCATCACTGTGAGCCACCCCCAGCGACTCGCACCGGAGCAGGGAGCAGGTCTCCATGCACACCCGTTCCTCGCTGTCTGCAAAGAGGCGCAGCTCCAGGGGTGAGAGTTCGCAGAAGAATTCCTTCCAGATGCTCATGGCCCTCCGCCGCTCCAGGGTTTCCAGCTTCAGCAGGCCGCGGAATGGATTAGagaatgggtggggtggggaggaaaaagaAGACAATTATAGAGACATGGAGAACTGTGTTGGGGCAACCTCCAGCAAAGGTGGGTTAAAGAAAAAATGATTCTTCAGCAACAACAAATGCTGCGAGCCACCATACTGTTCCCACTCTCCGTCTTCCCCACCCTGTACCATTACTCAATTACCCATCTGCCTCTGATGAACCACACTAAAGCCCTTCGATTCTCGCTTCTCGAAGTTTGGGTTTCGTGGCCTCCAATGACGACACATGAAGCTTGCCCTGATCCAGGGTATTGCTTGCTGTCAGTGATTGGCCGTCAGAAGGCCTCTCAGGTGAGGGACTGTGTGAGTTGGCAAGGCCTTTTTCTGTCTCttcaggaggagaaggaaggtaaAAATCATCCTCTGTGATCCAACTTGTTTTCTGTTGGGGaaccaaaaaaaaagagagggagacATTTATTATTTGAGTCGGCACCCAAATGTAGTGCCTCCTTACACAGATGTTATGTTCAATTCAGTGAGGCTATGCTGTGAGGCAgtgagtgggggtctccttacctgtctctatGACCCCAGGACTGACTCGTCAggacttcctgtgctgagtcacaatccttcccttcctcctagagagcagatggaaacatctctctctctccttacctattcattatatagtcctttagattagtttcaggtctttcctatccaagtgtacttaaaccaataaatacttagtatttagttctacaaggatctccatgtgttttttctaaatagctgcaacaactaaaccatcctctgctacccactctgtaactggagtgtgtgcccattccttagtgctctgctgttttgcccactggggtaaaaattaacaacctctaacagaagcTTGCCCTGTCTGATCCAGGGTATTGCTTGCTGTCAGTGATTGGCCATCAGCAGGCCTCTCAGGTGAGGGACTGTGTGAGTTGGCAATGACTTTTTCTGTCTCttcaggaggagaaggaaggtgaAAATCATCCTCTGTGATCcaacttgttttctttttgggaacaaaaaaaaaaaaagagagggacACATTTATTATTTGAGTCAGCACCCAAATGTGGTGTCTCCTTACAAAGATGTTATGTTCAATTCAGTGAGGCTATGCAGTTCCAGACACATAGCAAATTACTTTTGGCACaagtctttttgttttgttttaatcacaTTAGTGGCTGTATAGAAGTGACACACAATTCCTGTTTTGAGGGTTTACAGTCTTTAAACATAATTAACTACATCAAACACAATTTGATGAGCATGGGTGGAGGTAGGTGAGAAGGATTTAATAGGGGAGACTGAGAACCCTTGGCTTGGCAGGATTTAGAAGAGGGCTAGAGTTCATGATGAAAAGCTAACAACTAAACAGAACCTCCTTATTCAAAGACAATATATCTCACTCAGATTACAATATTGTGGGGAAAACCAACAGGGGAGGTCCTCTTATTTTTTCACAAGTTTGGGGGCAGATCCCTATCACTGAACACAGGATGATTAATAATGTATATAGCACTTTTGATATGCCTGGAAAAATTCCAGCCACCAGATCCCACAGAAGtttcccacacagggcttttaaagccctttagctcgcatctcttctggaatggagagggtgcattcacatgtgaggcagatttaccccgatgTCCCTGTGAGCTACCAGGGAgaacttcacacacgattcactGCGTGTTAAGAGTGCAGTCTGGTTTATAtccgaggttaaaaaaaaaatccactttttgcttcaggttttttgggataactttgagtttgcagtaaagccttaaGAAAACTCACACTAAAGCCTGCTATATGGAGAACTCCACAGAGATTTGATGCTGGTGCCTAGGAATCTGAAATACTTACTCAGATTTGTATGGCATTTTCTTTGCACTCACAGTAACCTTGCGAGGCAGGTCATTAACGTACCTATTTTATAGATGAGGAACTGAGGCTTAGTGTTTGTGTTTCATCCATGGCTAGGCAATGAATCAAAAGTGGAGCTGGGATCTGAACTTGTGCCTCCCAGATCTCAGTTCATTAATCTCGCTGATGTGCATTTAGGCACATCATCGCCACAGGACTATGTCAGCTGGTTCTGGGACTCCAAGCCAAGGAGCCTTCCATAGCTAGGACTGAAGTACCCAGCAATCTCTCAGTCTTCAAAAGGGCTGACCTCTGAAACTTTGTGGAGCAGATAGCGAGTATTCAAGAAGGGTGAGCTAAACAGGATGACATCACTTCCTGTTGACATCTGCATGAGACATATAGAATAGCTATCAGCCAGCCATGAGAAAGGCTTCCTTCCTTTGGAGGCATTCATAGCAGGGGGAAATGGAAATGAAGAAAGGAAGTTCCAGATTACCGGCAAGGAAGAAGatttgctgatttttaaagtaaTTGCTTCATCACACAACTCTTTCAGTGCCAAGTGCCTTGCTCATGAGCTAAATGGCTTCTGCCAATTTTCAGATCTTTCATTCATAATAGTTACAAGATGCTGGTGGACACCTGACCAGCTACTCAGTTTGATGTCAGGTAGGATTCTCCATCAGGTCCTTAGTAACCTAGGCAGAGTTCTAAGGCCCCTGTAGAAAAGGTGCCTTTAGAACAGGGGCAGGCAAGTAGCTCAGAAGCTCTGGTAGCTCGGGGCAGATCTGAAGTAGCTCAGCTCTCCAAGCACTTAGTCTAACTTTCCCCTCTCTCCAGCCAACACTGcagatctggctggctggctggctggctgagtgggggtaTGGCCATGCCAcctttaatctctctctctctctccctgctcagagTCGCTTTTACTTTCTCTTCTATAGATTCTTCTCCAGTTTCCTCCCCCCTCAAAGCAGTTTCTTTGCCTTCCCTCTTGGAATGCAGCAAAATTATCCTAGAATTCAGGGGTTTGGGTCAATGGaaatttttgtacaagctgctattttgtgactggctctacCTTCTGAAGCCACCATTCGACTGGCTCCACCTTCTCAAACGTTTATTTGGTGGTGGTAGCTCCCAAGGTtctggcactcaatcaatcaatcaatcacatcaTAGCAGCAGCAGTTCCTTAAGTCTGCCTACCCCTGTTTAAGAGCACATGGCTCCAGATGACTCAAGCCAGTGAGCCAACTCGCACCATTAAAAAGAAGGTTAAAATCCCCCAGATGTGCTGTTCATCTGACTTGGGAGCAAGATGTCTTCCTCACCACAAATGTCTACTGCAGTGCCCTAGCTGGCCCTGCAGAATGACACACATAATTTTATGAGACCGCTGAAAATCAAAGCGTTGTTAGGAACCAGATGGCCATTTAGTCTAACTGGCTCCATCCATCTGCACAGTGTACCTCAAGAAGAAAACAGCTGCAATACAAATGATGCTTATAGAATAGTGTTGGGTGAGAATGAGCTATCAGGCCAAGGCTCCAGCGTTCAAATCTCAGACCAGCCATTAATCCACTGAGTAGTCTTAGGTAAGGCCTTCTTGCTAAAATGCAATTCTCATCCCATCTCTACATTCTTAATATGAGGATCATACCTTACATAGTATGGTAAAAGGATTACAAAGATGGTAAATGTGAAAGACTGCAAGCACTTAAATAGAACACTCTAGAAATACAAGTCGGATTAGGATATCAGAAAAACCCCATACAACATATCCACGGGGGAAGGCAAATCTCAACCCCAAAAGTACTAGCCATTCTGACCCTCACCCCACCCAGAAGTAGTGATCAGTCAGATCTTGAACATGAGCAAAACCCATCCACAGACCTTTCCCAAAGGAATTATATTGGGACACAGGCTTATACCAACACTTGTCACACTGGGTTTCACTATTCTTAAAAGCCTGTTACCATCTACTAACATTCAAAAGTTGGCCAAGAAGCcatgatatacacacacaaattcaCACACATTCATAACACTCACTCACCCACAGGTTGTTACTACTAGTTATTGAAATTTTTGAGCAAAACATTCCTGTTTCTACATTTGCCACTATAGCTGTATGAAAActcagttttcattttaaaaaccaatacaaCATTGAGCTTGTTAACAGGGTCTCAATGGACTTCATGAAGTTTTTGGAGGGGGCAAGTTGTGAACTAGAAGCCATACTGATTTTGCTTTGCTGGACCTCTAATCTGCCCTCTCTCCAGGGCTACTGCTAGCTAATAAAGCATATAGGCCATTGCTTATAAATGCTCGTGAGAGAGTAAGCCATACAGCATTTAGTTCTCATTTTGATTTCCCAACGCTTTCCCCACTTAAATATttctgcagaaagaaatacagaaGAAACTCGTTATTCATGGTTCCGCGTATCTGTGGTATGTCGCACTGACACCCATTTTCAGTATCtgtggatatgaaagggttaaaactcaCATCtccgcagttcctagagggctggaagtgactgcaGGGGTCATTTTTGCCCACTGTTTTGCCTTCAAggcccattttgtggctcctttcttttaaaaaatggacttccccctgtgatttttcatggtttgggggtGCATTtcggggcattcctgggcacatggaggGATTCCTAGGCACATACATAGGCTGTGGAGCATGCTACAATAAGTTATTTTGCCGTTTCCCCTCCACTTTGGAACCTAAGCTACCTTTCCCCATAGCAATAATGCCTCGTTACGTGTGGTTCCATTACTCGCAGCAGTAGGCGAGGAACGGAAACCCCACGAgcaacgaggttctcctgtataaagAAAAGCAGAGCAATTCCTACCGGACAAGCAGGTGGCGAAACTGGTGAGAGGAGTTGTCCTGATTCTAGATGGCTTCTCTCATGGCCATTAACTTGGTCGATCCTAGTCTTAGTTTCTCTTCTGATGTTGTGATGAGTCTGGGATGCATCTGCTTCTCTTTTGCTGAAGCATGGTATGATTACCTGGGAGGCCTGCTGGATCCCAGGGTTCACAGGTGTTGAGGATTCCGCTACTTCACTGGTTTTAAGTGAGTCACTTGCATTCAGAGGCTTTGAGATTGCTGTGGTAGGAGGTGGTTTGATGTCAGCAGGATCTTCAGTTGATACAGTAGAAGGAAGATGTGCAGTGCAGGGACTGGCAACAGGACAGTGGCAATGTGATGGGGAAGAGTCAGGCAGGACGTGAACTTGCTTCTCTCCAAAGGATTCTGACTGTCTCTGTGCTCTGCTGAATTCTGCTAACACACTtgaaggaaaaataagaaaagaaaatccaagaGTGAGAAAACTAGGTCTTTGGCGACCGTATCTCCCTCTCTCCTACATGGATACAACAGATGAAGTATGCAATAATCTTTTACCTACCACATGGTCTTCAGTCACATATACAACTTACCCAATATAACCACATACTTTGCCAGCGGCCATTACACCAATTCCACCCTAAAATAAGGCATTTTAATATGACCAGTTTAACATGCATACAGACATGCTAGTTCTTGCTACTGAATTAGATAACATGCTTAGAGAAAACAATTTTAGCTTTCATTGAAGTGGAATGGTGAAGGTTATTGTCATACATAGGAAAGTTTTATAGGAAATGTGTGTTGGatatggacttccagtgcattgactttttgcaccaactatccgaatgaccaccaggggcattgggagtagagatagtaagtaagagtctctagggatgtgcataaaaccggttctcccggttcggttcgggtccgaaccgggtccggaccggaccggggtggttcggttttggttttgccagaccacccccccggtccggttcggtttcgaaccggttcggatccgaaccgaaccggttcggatcacaaaaagtggctggttttgaaggggacattgtgttctacctgccacccaaatttcaagtcgattggaccttcctctgattttttacaaatttttttcaaaaaataaatttttgcccataactcacaatgtggagcccttaggggcaaaaaagctggggtgggtggtagccacccatgggtgtcctccaccccaaaaatcccaaggcaattggtggctcctagtattattggtgaatttctgaagaaaaattttttttccattggctagaatgggggttcgggtctgccccagacccacctctgtggggtggcagcacccccaaagtgggtccggggccatggcaaaaatgccctcagtccctcccagcaatccccgtagagataggagtgatggttctgttgtttttctgaggtattctgagtgtagattctatgatagcttatgagatttccaatgagacaccatgaatccactctcatttgctatcacagaatccacactcactcagaacacctcagaaaaacaacagaaccatcactcctatctctacggggattgctgggagggactgagggcatttttgccatggccccggacccactttgggggtgctgccaccccacagaggcgggtctggggcagccccgaacccccattctagccaatggaaaaaaaatttttcttcagaaattcaccaataatactaggagcaacccaacaattgccaccccatctttttggcgcctctctctgggcgccctaacacgtaacacctagtcagtccatcttaatgcctacctactaccaccactcctatccaagcaagtaagaggaggacactcagagagacaacacccactctctgatctaacaaaaaggccacagctgtgctgcctgccagcacagcagcagcagcggagcagcacactaagcacaagagcagcacacacagagaagaagcaggaggcggagcagcagagcagcagacctgctgctccgcatgatgggtgacgtgatgcccaaaggaaccaccgcctcactcagtgcctgccactgactaggcccgacagacagaagccagccaacctgctctgctctgctctgatgctccccatggatgatgcacacacaccctacatctgcatcccaatgaccagaccagaccagaccaagtgcgcagagtcagcacaggccagcagccaccagcccagcaacaacaacagctactactgctaccaccacagccagtgttgccgctacaataacattcccagtccagtcacgcgcgccacagcctgagcctagcacacagccaacagctgctgccagccagtgcctggcaagcccagccaacatgaggaggagagagctaacaagtagacggcgcacgcacatcaccaacccatcacgacggcgcaactgcaaggggagagggcacaattacaggcaggaggaggaggaggaggaggaggaggcgggcgaggcaatcctagcacagatttgaaagtttaaaatccaccaggacatcttctagaatctagact
Coding sequences within it:
- the LOC128332036 gene encoding pleckstrin homology domain-containing family M member 1-like; its protein translation is MCRHWRPRNPNFEKRESKGFSVVHQRQMGISNPFRGLLKLETLERRRAMSIWKEFFCELSPLELRLFADSEERVCMETCSLLRCESLGVAHSDGRFELVFSGKRLCLWASSQDEAEDWLDRLHEALQKCKPQQDEDWETLECPEAIEDLEVNYTTNGPTSNLSAFLQCGGTGENGLDWTCALAPESDAVKESVLYLETERMWAPFVFSLSLEALKCFRSRNGEKTLSNSYGIETIQDILPDVSLGGPAFFKVITSKAVLKLRAKSAEEAADWRDLVRRVLMSYLETAEEALTLGGNLDGNSQTVLKNTVKENGFLLQYLVAIPTEKGLDCQSFICADSGWSL